The sequence TCACCGACACGTCCGTCGCCTGCGCCGACAGCATCACCGCGATCAGCAGTTCGAACGGCGTCGAGTATTCGAGCTCGGTGGTCGGATGCGGGTTGAGGCTTTGCAGCGTCTCGTAGATCGCGCGGCGTTTGTTCGCGTTCATGCGGTCGGTTTCAGCGCTTAGGCGTCGTTTGAGGGGAAGGGGCGTCGGGCGCGGGGGGGCCGCTCGCGCCTTCCGGCGCGATGCCGAGCCGGCGGCGGCGCGCCTCGGCCGCATCGATTTGGGCTTGCACATCGTCACTGACCGCATCGACGTTCTTCGGTCCCTGGCCAAGTGCAGCCAGCTCTTCCTTCTTCTTGCGCGCGCGTTCGAGCGCGGCCTGGATGATGGCGCGCTTCTTGGCCTCGGCGTCGTCCACGGCTGGCGCAGTCGATGCAGGGGCGCCCGCGGCAGGGGCGCCCGCGGCGGCCGTGTGGTTCGCCGCCCGCCGCGCCGCGGCGCGCGCTTCGGCCGCTTCGCGTTCGCGCGCAAGACGCGCCGTGTGACGGTCGTGCCGCATGCGCGCGGCGTCGGCCTGCGGCTGTGTCCAAGCGTCCCAGCCCGTTGCCGCGCCAGTGACCGGCACCATGGCGATGCAGTCGACCGGGCAGGGTGCGACGCACAGATCGCAGCCCGTGCACAGCTCGGCGACGATCGTGTGCATTTGCTTCGGGGCCCCGACGATTGCATCGACCGGACACGCCTGCATGCAAAGCGTGCAGCCGATGCAAAGTTGCTCGTCGATGACGGCGAGCGGCCGCGGCCGTTCGACGCCGTTGTCCGGATTGAGCGCGATGACGGGCTTGCCAAGCAGCGCGGCGAGCCGCGCCACGCCTTCCTCGCCGCCGGGCGGACATTGGTTGTAGCCGGCCTCGCCGCTGGCGATGGCCTCGGCATAGGGGCGGCAGCCGGCATAGCCGCACTTCGTGCATTGCGTCTGGGGAAGCAGATCTTCGATGCGGTCTGCGAGGGTCTGGGGATGGGTCACGGTGAGGACGTCTGGGGCGGCTGGCGGTGAGGTCCGCCGCGCTTGTAGTCTTGTTTGCAGCCGGGCCGCTGGCGCTTGAAACGAGCCGGCTCGCGTCTCGGCTTGCCGCTTGGTTTGCGGTTTCGGCGCACGCGGCGCGGATTTAGTCAAAGGCTACATTATCGCCGATTTCCCCGATTGCCATTGACAAACCATGTGCCATAATCGAAGCGCTTTTTCGCACGACCGCAGGAGAGAGTCTCCCAATAACGGCGCGAGCGTCACGACTAGCCGGTGCAGGTCATGCAGTGCCGGCGGCGCGCTTCCGGTAACGCGGTTCAAGAAGCAATTTGCCACCATGAATCAGCCGAAAATCAAAAGAGATCCTGAAGGCACACGGCGCCGAATTCTGCTGGCGGCGGCCGAGGAGTTTGCGAATGGTGGGTTGTTCGGCGCGCGCGTCGATCAGATCGCCCGCCGCGCCGAAACGAACGAGCGCATGCTCTATTACTACTTCGGCAGCAAGGAGCAGCTTTTTACCGCAGTGCTCGAGTACGTGTTCAGCGCGTTGACTGAAGCGGAGCGGGCGCTCGATTTGAACGGCATCGCGCCGGTCGAAGCGATCACGCGGCTCGCGCACTTCGTTTGGGACTACTATCGCGATCACCCCGACTTGCTGCGGCTCGTGAACAACGAGAACCTGCACGAAGCGCGCTACATCCACAAATCGACCCGCATCCGCGAAATGATCTCGCCGATCGTCGCGACGCTTTCGTCGATTCTGGAGCGCGGGCAGCGGGCTGGGCTCTTTCGCTCGAACGTCGATCCGCTGCGCTTTTACGTGGTGCTGTCGGGGCTCGGCTACTACATCGTGTCGAACCGCTTCACGCTCGAGGCGACACTGGGGCGTGATTTCAGCGCGCCCGCCGAGCGCGGCGAGATCGTCCAGATGAACACGGAGCTGTTGCTCGCGTACTTGATGCGGCGTTGAGGCCGCACACGCGTTTTATCACCTAAAACGCAAAGGGCGCATCGCGAACGATGCGCCCTTTGCGTTTCCTGCTTGAATGCCGACCGCGTGCCGGCCGCGCTTACGCTTCGACGGCAGCGCGCTCGGTCTTCGGTTCCCTGTTGTGCGCGAGGATGAAGTCGCGCAACTGCGGATAGATGATCGTGCGCCAGCGTCGACCGGAGAAGATGCCGTAGTGGCCGCACTTCTCCGCCGTGAAATGGCGCTTGTTCTTGGCGGGAATGCCGCTGCACAGATCTTGCGCGGCGCGCGTCTGGCCGTCGCCGGAGATGTCGTCGAGCTCGCCTTCGATCGTGAAAAGCGCGGTCTTCTTGATGTCCTGCGGACGCACCGGTTCGCCGTCGATCACCCAGGTGCCTTCGGCCAGGCGGAATTCCTGGAACACGATGCGGATCGTGTCGAGATAGTATTCGGCGGCCATGTCGAGCACCGCGTTGTATTCGTCGTAGAAGCGGCGGTGTGCTTCGGCATCCTCTTCATCGCCGCGCAAGAGGCTTTGATAGAAGTCCCAGTGCGAGGCCGCGTGCCGTTCCGGATTCATCGCGACGAAGCCCGTGTGCTGCAGGAAGCCCGGATACACGTGGCGGCCGACGCCCGGATAGTTCGACGGCACGATGTGAATCACGTTGTTTTCGAACCACTCGTACGAGTGCTGGACGGCGAGCGAGTTGACCGACGTCGGGCTCTTACGCGCGTCGATCGGGCCGCCCATCATCGTCATCGTGCGCGGGGTGTCTTCACCGCGGCTCGCCAACAGCGAGATTGCCGCGAGTACCGGTACCGTCGGCTGGCAGACCGAGATCACGTGCAGGTTCTTGGCGCCGATGTGGCGGATGAATTCCTGGATGTACGCGACGTAGTCGTTGAGATGGAACTCGCCCTCTTCGAGCGGCACCATGCGCGCGTCGATCCAGTCGGTGATGTAGACCTTGTGGTCCTGCAGCAGCGTGGTCACCGTGTCGCGCAAGAGAGTGGAGTGGTGGCCGGAGAGCGGCGCGCACACCAGCACGACGGGTTCGTCCTTCAGTTGCGACACGGCGCCGCTATCGTCGGCGTAGCGCTTGAAGCGCAGCAGGCGGCAAAACGGCTTTTCGATGATCGTCTGCTCGACGATCGGAATGTTGTGGCCGTCTTTAACGATCTGATGAATGCTGAATTCGGGCTTTTCGTAATCCTTGCCGAGGCGGTACAGCAATTCGTAGGCGGCCGACAGGCGCGTCGCGCCGGGCACGTAGGCGAGCGGGCTCGCCGGGTTTGCAAACGACTTCGACGCCGCCTGAGCCCAGGCCGTCATGGGGCTCAGCAGCGCGCGCTGGAATTCGTGAAACTGGTAAAGCATGGTGGGAGGCTCCCGCGTGTGGGGACGGTTCGCGTGGGGCGGCGCGTGGCGTCGCGGCGTGCCGTGTTAACTCGTTGTTTCCGGGCCGGTCAAACGTGTCGATAATATAGGACAACACCTAATTGTGCAATGCAGCAATTTTGCGTTTTCGGGAGTGTTTTCCCGTATTTAGGATTGCTCCGTCCCTGCCGATGTAAGCCGTTTACAGTTGCCTTTCGATGCGCCGCCGGGTGGCACTGCGCCGCACCAATTTCACCGGCAATCGAGCCTCGGCCGACCCTTCGTCGGCCCGTCACTGGCCCTTTTTCCGCTCACGCGTTTTGGCGTCCCGCTTCCTCGGATTGCGCGCCGTTCTGCGCAGGGTGGCCGGTCGCGCGAGTCATCCCCTGTTCGTGCCGCATCAGGTTCAAGCCGGTATGCACGAGCGCCACGTGCGAGAACGCCTGCGGGAAGTTGCCGACGAGCCGCTTCGTCGCCGGATCGTATTCCTCCGATAAAAGACCGACGTCGTTGGCGAGCGCCAACAAACGCTCGAAGAGCGCGTGTGCATCGTCGAGACGTCCTTGCAGCGCCAGGTTGTCGACCAGCCAGAAGCTGCAGGCGAGGAACGTGCCTTCGCCGGGCGGCAGGCCGTCGTCGACGTCGCCGGTGTGATAGCGCAGGACAAAACCGTCGCGCATCAGGTTCTTTTCGATCGCATCGACCGTGCCCGCGATGCGCGGATCGCTGGGCGGCAGAAAACCCAGCAACGGCATCAGCAGGGTGGATGCATCGAGGTCGTCGCTTCCATAGGCTTGCATGAACGCGTTGCGCGCCGGGTTCCATCCCTTCGCGCAAACGTCGGCGTGAATCTGCTCGCGGACTGCGCGCCAATGCTCGAGCGGCGCGGGCAGGTCGAACTTTTCCGACGAGCGGATCGCGCGATCGAAGGCCACCCACGCCATCACCTTCGAGAACGTGAAGTGCTGGCGGCCGCCGCGCACTTCCCAGATGCCTTCGTCGGGCTGCTGCCAGATCGTCTCGAGATGGTCGAGCATCGCGCATTGCACCGACCACACGGTCTCGTCCGTCTGCAAGCCGCCGACGCGCGCGAGATGCAGCGCGTTCATCACTTCGCCATACACGTCGAGCTGCAGCTGACCGACCGCGTTGTTGCCGATACGCACCGGCTTCGCGCCCTGGTAGCCGGGCAGCCAGTCGATCTCCGATTCCGGCAGCCGGCGCTCGCCGGCCAAGCCGTACATGATCTGCACTTGCGACGGCGAGCCCGCCATCACGCGGCCGAGCCAGGCCCGCCACGCGCGCGCCTCGTCGTAGTAGCCGCCGCGCATCAGCGCGAGCAGCGTGATGGTGGCGTCGCGCAGCCAGCAATAGCGGTAGTCCCAGTTGCGCGTGCCGCCGAGGTGCTCGGGCAGCGATGTGGTCGGCGCCGCGACGATGCCGCCGGTCGGCTCGTAGGCGAGCGCCTTGAGCGTGATCAGCGAACGGCGGATCGGCTCGGCGTAGCGGCCGGTTACCACGCAGCGCGACGACCAGTCGCGCCAATGATTTTCGGTGCGTGCGAGCGACGTATGCGGATCGCGCGCAGGCGGGATGCGCAAGTGCGAAGGCGCGTACGCGAGCGTGAACGGCACGCGCTCTCCCGCCGACACCGTGAACTCGGAGACGGTGCGCATGTTTTGGCCGCGCAACTCGACCGGCGTGCGGAGCACGACGGTGTCCGGCCCGACGATCGCCTTGATGCCGTTGTCGCGCGAAAGGCTCGTGACCCACGGCACCGAAAAGCCGTAGTCGAAGCGCAGCACCAGCTCCATCCGCATGCGCACGGTGCCGCGCTTGCCGACCACGATGCGCGCGAGTTCGGACCAGCCGTTGCCGGGCGGCATGAAGTCGACGACGGTCACGGCGCCCTCGGCCGTTTCGTAGTCGGTTTCGAGGACCAGCGTCTCGCCGCGATAGCGGCGCGTGATCTTCGGCACCTCGTCCGTCACGGGCGCGAGCAGCCAGCGGCCGTGCTCGGGTGCGCCCAGCAGCGCGGCAAAACAGGCGCCGGAATCGAAGCGCGGCCAGCAGAGCCAGTCGACGGAACCGTCGCGGGAGATCAACGCGGCGGTATGGCCGTCGCCGACGAGTGCGTAGTCTTCAATGGGTGCGGGCATGGGCAAGTCGCGGGTAAAAAGTGCTGAAACGTGATCAGGGCAACAGACTAATGGTAAATAATGGTCAAAGACGGCAAGAAGACAGGAGAAACTAATCGGCAATCGGCAGATAACGGCAAAAAGAATGCATCTTTCGTTGCCATGGCCGGATCGGCGTCGCTACAATCAGGCTTCGAACTATGCAGGCCCACGTGCGGTATCCGTCGCGATGCCATACGAATGCGGCCATTGACACGCTCGTGTATTGCACCCTTTGCGAGGATAAGACGCCATGCTGAATCCGTCGAAAGTCGACTGCATCACGATTCTCTCCGCCGCCAGCGAACTTGGCGACGGCGCATTCCTGCCTCTCGAGCATCATCGTCTCGGACTCACGCGCAACGGCCTGGAAACGGCAGCTGTGTTTCTCATCGAACGTGCATGCTTTACGGGCCACCGTCGCGAAGACGATGGCCATTATGCGGTGGGCGGTCTGTCGTTGCAGGGGCGGCTGCGTCTCGAGCAATTCGTGAACGGCTGACGGACCACGGATCGCGCCTGCGCGGCGTAGCGATGAGCCGAACTCGAACCGGCCGGCATTCGTGCCGCCCGGTTGCGCTCGTCACAGGTGATGCGGTCCGCCCGCGCCGAACAGCCCGATCACGCCGATGATGATCAGATACAGCGCGACGATGTAGTTCAAGAGGCGCGGCATCACCAGAATCATGATGCCGGCGATCAGCGCGACGAGCGGTCCCAGGCTCAGTGTGATGTTCATTGTTGGCTCCTTGGGTGGGTGACGTCAGGGGACGGCATCATGTTTCGCAGTCCTTGCGCAATGCGTTCCCGGCACGACGAGCCCGCCGCTTTGGCCCGCGCATCGCGGCAATAAAGGCGGCAGCAATAAAAACGGACCCGCACGACAGAGCGTTCGCGCGGGCCCGAAACTGCCGTCCCACGGGGGGCGGGGGCGGCAGGGAACGAAATCGGCGATTCGGCGATCTCTTGCTTCAAGAGAGCGGCATTGTTCGACGTCCGCGCACTCGGCCCGCCTGCTTTCAAGCAACGCCTATGCCTAGGCTGGCCGCCATGCCGCGCACATCGAGTGCTTCGATCGATCCTCTCCGCTAACGCAGTTTCGTCACGACGCGCTGCGCTCGCGGCCGGCTATCGATCCGGCGTTGCGCGATGACTAACTCTTGCAATCGCCGCGCACGATTTACGCGCGGAGCGTGCCCGGAGAGTCATAAGATGAAATCGGCGCTGGCCCTTATCGGCTTCGCAACGACGCTCGCAGTGTCGGGCGCGATGGCGCCAGCGTAGGGTTTTGAGGGGCATCGCCCCTAGCATCTTTTACGGCCGCCGGCACGCCAGATTGACGGATCGACTCACCCGGCCTGGGCGGCGACGATGAATAACATAGAATCGAAAGCGCATGACCCGGTCCGTCCGGCGATATGCTCGCCTTGTCCGGCAAGGCCGAGCGGTGTGCGGCCCTAGCGTTACACGGAAAGTGTGGAGTGCGCAATTTCTGCGGGGGCGGTAGTGCTCTCTTACAACACATGATTGGCGAAAGCGGTATAGACTCCCACACCGCAACGCCTGAAGAAGCGCAGTTGCATCGAGTACCAGTAGTCACAGTTCGTCCAGCGGTCCCCTTCCTGTGCGACTTCCATAGGGATCGTCGCCAACTATGAAAAAAGGAGAATGTGAATGAAGGCTATTCAGGCAATCAAGCTGGCTAGCGGCGCGCTGATCATCGCGGCATCCGTGAGCGCCTTTGCGCAAGCAAGCGGTACGGACATGGCCTCGGCTCCCGCAGCAGGCATGTCGAAGCATCATCTCAAGATGTCGCCGGCTGAACGCGCATTGAGCAAGAAGGTGCGCGCGGCCCTTGCCAAGGCGAAGGGCGTGTCGGCTGCGAACATCATTGTGCGTGCCCAAAACGATGCCGTGATCCTGGAAGGCTCGGTGCCGGATCAGGGACAATCCGACAAGGCCACCACTGTCGCGCAAGGCGTCGCCGGTGTGGGCTCGGTCAAGAACGACCTGACCGTGAAGGAAGAGGGCCAGTAATTCCGGTCCGCGGCGAGGCCCCCTCCGTTTGCGAGGGGGCTTTGCTTTTTCTGCTTCTGCTTCTGCCATTGATCGGCATCTGCTTCACTTCCCCCCGCTCGTTTCCATTCCCGACTATTCCGCCGGCCCTGGCGCCAGCACTTCGCGGCTGCCGTTGATGCCCATCGACGACACCAGCCCCGCCGCCTCCATCTGCTCGACGAGCCGCGCCGCGCGGTTGTAGCCGATGCGCAACTGACGCTGCACCGACGAGATCGACGCGCGCCGCGTGCGCACGACGAACGCCACGGCTTCGTCATAGAGCGGATCGGCTTCCGGGTCGGGCGCATCGCCGAACAGATCCTGCGCAGCGCCTTCGCTTGCCGGCCCCTCGAGAATGCCTTCCTCGTACTGCGGCTCGCCGAATTGCTTCAGATGGTCGACGATCCGATGCACTTCCTCGTCCGCGACGAACGCGCCGTGCACGCGCTGCGGGTAGCCGGTGCCGGGCGGCAGGAACAGCATGTCACCCTGGCCGAGGAGCGACTCGGCGCCCATCTGATCGAGGATGGTGCGCGAATCGATCTTTGACGACACCTGGAACGCGACGCGGGTCGGAATGTTCGCCTTGATGAGACCGGTGATCACGTCCACCGAGGGACGCTGCGTCGCCAGAATCAGATGGATGCCGGCCGCGCGCGCTTTCTGCGCGAGCCGCGCGATCAATTCTTCGATCTTCTTGCCGGCGACCATCATCAGATCGGCGAGCTCGTCGATCACGACCACGATGAGCGGCAGCGTCGACAGCGGCTCGGGCGCCTCGGGCGTGAGCGAGAACGGATTGGTCAGCTTTTTTTCGGCGCGCTCGGCGTCACGCACCTTCTGGTTGAAGCTCGCCAGATTGCGCACGCCGACCGCCGACATCAGCTTGTAGCGCTTCTCCATTTCGCCGACGCACCAGTTGAGCGCGTTGGCCGCGAGTTTCATGTCCGTGACGACCGGCGCAAGCAGATGCGGGATGCCCTCGTACACGGAAAGCTCGAGCATCTTCGGATCGATCATGATGAGGCGCACGTCCTCGGGCGTCGCCTTGTAGAGCAGCGACACGATCATCGCGTTGATCGCCACCGACTTGCCCGAACCGGTCGTGCCGGCCACGAGCATGTGCGGCGCTTTCGCGAGATCGGTGACGATCGGATGGCCGATGATGTCCTTGCCCATCGCGAGCGTGAGCTGTGACGCCGAGTTCTGGTAGGCACTCGATTCGAGGATCTCCGAGAGGCGGATCGTCTGCCGCTTCGCGTTCGGCAATTCGAGGCCCATGCAGGTCTTGCCGGGGATCGTCTCGACCACGCGGATCGACGTGAGGCCGAGCCCGCGCGAGAGGTCCTTCATCAAGCCGACGATCTGGCTGCCGCGCACGCCGAGAGCGGGCTCGACTTCGAAGCGCGTGATGACAGGGCCGGCGGACGCGCCGACCACCGTCACCGGCACTTTGAATTCCTGCAGGCGCTGTTCGATCAACTGACCGGTTTCGGCGAGACGCTCTTCGGGGATCGTCTCGATGTCGCCGGAAGCGCGCTCGAGCAAATCGAGCGAGGGCAGCTCGACCGACGATGCCTTCGGCGCGTGGAATTCGAACTCGGTCGGCGCATGGCCGCGCAGGGCAGGGCGCGGGGCGGAGGGTTCGGATGTGTCTGCGGCGGCAGGTGCGGCGTTTTCGGCTTGCGCTGCCGGGACCGCAGCGGGTTCGGGCTGCGTTGCGCCGGGGAAGCGGACGACGTTTGATGGCGCGGCGTCGTTGGCGGCCGGCTCGGGGTGCGCGCCGGACTGCAATGCGCTCGCGGGTTGCGATGTGTTCTCCTGCGCCTTCTCGCTAAGGTTGCCGGAGGGTGGCGCCGGTTCTTCCGGTGTCGCTACTGACGATGCCGACGGTTGCATTGCGCCCGTCGCCGCTGTCGGTGCGGCTGGTGCGGTCGCCGGCGCATTGCCGGGGCGCAGCAACGCATCGAACGTGATCGACGCAGCCCAGCGCGGCGCAGGCGCCGCGACAGGGACGGCCACGGGCGGCACCGGTGCCGCCGCGGGCGGATTCGGCGCTTGATGAGACGGTGCGGCAGGCAGCGCCGGTTCGTCGGCTGCAGCCCAGGGCGCAAGCGGCTGGGGCGGTTGGGGCGTTTGCGGCGCTTCCACATCGGCTTCAACGTGGGCGGCAAGCTCAGGCGCGACGGTGGCGGCTGCCTGATTCTCCACGGCGGGTTCATCGGCAACGGCATGCGCATGGGCTATCGGAGCCGATTCGCCAAGCGTTGCCGGTGTCGCATCGTCTGATGGAGAACTCGCCGCTGTGCTGCCGCGGCGGGCGAGGCTCGCGCCTGCAAGCGTCGTCCAGCGCGCGGCGTTTTCCTCGATTGCGCGCAGCGTCTCCTGCACGCTCGCGGACGGCACCGGCGGCGCCGCTTTCGGATAGTCGGGCTGGTGAGGCGTCGTGACCGGATAGCGGCGAGTCACAGGGCGCGGTGCTGCCGGCGCAGGGCGAGACCCGACGGGCGGTCGCGGCGGCGCGGTTCGCCGCGTTGCCTCCGCGGCTTTCGATGCGGTCGACCCGAGCGCAACGGGGCGCGAATTCGATGCGTTCATCGGCGTGCGCGGCACGCCGTTCGCCATCGCGCCGAATCCGGTGGTCGTATCGCCTGGCGCTGCGCTCGTGCCGGCGGCCGAGCCGCGCCTGCCGATCAGCGCATCTGCGTCCAGTACGCCGGCGCCCGGCATATCAGGGCCCAGCGCGCCCGCATTCGCGGATGCCGCCTGATCGCGCAGCCAGCCTGCAGGTGCTACGGGTTCCGCCGGCGCACCGTGGCGCGCGCCGCTGCTGCCGCCACGCGAAACCGCCGGCGGACGCCAGACGGTCGGCCGCGCGTATCGGCCAGTTTGCTTGGGCGCCATCGGATTCGCGCTCGCGCCGGACACAGCAGATGCCGCCGCCGCGCTGGACGCAACCGACGCGGCAGAGGCGCTCGCCGCTTCGGCAACGCGCCGGGCGCGCGGCTCGTCGTCGCGTTTTTTCCCGTCGAGCGGCAAGCCGAGCCCGAACGCGACGTTGGCCCAGCGCAGCACGCTAGTCCAGCGAAAGCCGATGAGCCACGGCACGCTCACGAACATCAGCGAGAGCATCGCGAGCGGCGTGCCGATCCGGCCGAACAGATGCCCAAAGCCGGAGGCGAGCGCGTGGCCGAGCCCGTCGGCGCCGCTCGAAGCGAAGCTCGCCTCGAGCGTGCAGCTTGCGAGCAGCACGCCCGCGAAGCCGAGCCACAGACGGATCGTGCCGGGACCGCGCAGCCCGCTGCCGCCCGGCAGCGCGGACTTCGCAAGGCGCCAGAAAAGAGGAAGGAACCAGACGGCGGAAACGCCGAACCAGCCGAGGACTACCGTATGCAGCATGCTAGAGCCAGAGACTGACGATGGACGGACACGCGCTTTTCGCGCAACCCGCCGAGTTTAACCGGTGAAGCGAGGCGCTTCTACGACAGCGGCGGGCACGCCGGGTGCCCAAAAGAGGCGAGCAAGGGGCTTCGCCGCCGCGCCCGGCAAACCGCCGCGCGCGTTCGATGCGCGCCGGCGTCGCGACGGAACATGGCATGAGCGCTGCGCGCTGCGATCATTGGCCGCGAGGATGCGAAAAAATCAGCGTCTCACCGTTTTCGAACACGATCTGCAATTGCTGAGGCGGCTTCATTTGCACGCCCGCTTTCGCGACGTGCGCGAGCCCGTCGAGATACGCGCCTTCCAGATCCCCCGCCGGAGATTGACACGCCTTGCGCGTGCTGGCGAGCGGGCCGAACGACAAGCTGCCGTTCTTGAGCGTGTAGCTGCCCATATAGCGGTTGCAGCCCGAGAAGCCGCTCACGCGGCGCTGGCCGCCGGCGGTCGAGAAGTCGAGCGTGAGCGCGTCGCCGCTCGCGCCGTTTGTGCCGTTCCCGGCTTGCGGAAGCGCGCGCGTGCTGCCGTCGGCGTTTTTCCACTCCGCCAATTCCCAGCTCGTGTCGTCGAGCAATTGCGTTGCCGCGGGATTGAACGGGTCGCTTGGCGGCGCGGACGAATCGAGGTGCTTCGGCATCGCGCAGGCGGCGGCGAGCGTGGCTAAGGTCAACGCGCTCAATGAGATCCTTGCGCGCGCAAAAACGGTGGCGCGTCGCGGCGCGGTTGACTGATTCGGCATGGCCTCGTTCCTCTTCAAGCTGGCGAAGGCGTAAGGGTAACGCACTCCGCGGCCTCTGCGTCGCGAGTCTGGGGTCTGCCGTTCGGGAGATGTGTCGTGCCGATGCGTAGTGTTAACATCGCGGCTCCATCGCTTCATCTCTTTCGATATTTCGGGAATTCTCATGCAGATCGGTCAACGCTTCGGCACGCCGCTGTCGAAATCGGCCACCCGCGTCATGCTGCTCGGCGCCGGCGAACTGGGCAAGGAAGTCATCATCGCGTTGCAGCGGCTTGGCGTCGAAGTGATCGCCGTCGACCGCTATCCGAACGCGCCCGGCCATCAGGTCGCGCATCGCGCGCACGTCATCGACATGACGGACCGCAACGCGCTCATCGATCTCGTCAAAGCGGAGAAGCCGCATTTGATCGTGCCGGAAATCGAAGCAATCGCCACCGACGCGCTCGCCGAGATCGAAGCCGCCCGCCTCGCCGAAGTCATCCCGACCGCGCGCGCGACGCAGCTCACGATGAACCGTGAAGGCATCCGGCGCCTCGCCGCCGAGGAGCTCGGCCTCGCGGCGTCGCCCTATGCGTTTGCGCAATCGCTCGACGAGTTGAAGGCGGCGATCGCGAAGATCGGCTATCCGTGCGTCGTGAAGCCGGTGATGTCTTCGTCGGGCAAGGGGCAGTCGGTGCTGAAGAGCGAAGCCGATGTCGAGACCGCGTGGCAGTACGCGATGGCGGGCGGCCGCGTGAACCACGGGCGCGTGATCGTCGAGGGCTTCATCGACTTCGACTACGAGATCACCCAGTTGACCGTGCGCGCGATCGATCCCGCAAGCGGCGAC comes from Trinickia violacea and encodes:
- the purT gene encoding formate-dependent phosphoribosylglycinamide formyltransferase, which produces MQIGQRFGTPLSKSATRVMLLGAGELGKEVIIALQRLGVEVIAVDRYPNAPGHQVAHRAHVIDMTDRNALIDLVKAEKPHLIVPEIEAIATDALAEIEAARLAEVIPTARATQLTMNREGIRRLAAEELGLAASPYAFAQSLDELKAAIAKIGYPCVVKPVMSSSGKGQSVLKSEADVETAWQYAMAGGRVNHGRVIVEGFIDFDYEITQLTVRAIDPASGDTQTYFCEPVGHVQVAGDYVESWQPQPMSALALERSRDIAHKVTAALGGRGLFGVELFVRGDDVWFSEVSPRPHDTGLVTLCSQRFSEFELHARAILGLPVDTSLRAPGASAVIYGGLEEAGIAFEGVRDALAVPFTDLRLFGKPESFKKRRMGVALATGGDTDEARERAKTVAAKVRPVSAG